The nucleotide window AAGTCATAGAACTAAAGCTTGTTTAGAAAGCGTAAAAATGGGGGTAAAAATGGGAACAATGGTTGGTGGAATTTTTGGAAGTTTAACTGGTTTATATGCATCTTTTGctcataaaaatttatttatttttcctgTTTCAGTTATTGGGGGTGCTGTTAGTTTTGGCTTTTTCTTAGGATGTGGAATGATAGTTCGATGttaacaattttatatatacatcttTCGCTATAAAATCAACTTAAAATTTTGACCATACATAgagagaaaatatattttttcacaaCAAATAAAACtgctatttttttcacaacAAATTTATGAAAGCATGCctgcatatattttattttattctgtTCTATTCTATTACATTTTATTCTGTTCCATTTTattctattatattttattctgttccattttattttagcCTAGTCTAATACCATTTTCTTCGTTTTTTGTAAATTCAAAAGCATTGtggaataaaatatgttaatttaaatcaatgCATTAGTTGAAAATGAGGATAAAGAGCATTAATAGTTTACTTATCCAcctgttatttatttttttttttaattcataaaattaCATGAGCATGTAACTactgttttttattttttaatcatatttagACTATCGATTTggtatatataacattttatattttaaaaactaaTATTTTAACAGAAAATGTctaaatcattaatatgtatataatatgtatataatatatataatatgtatataatatatataatatgtgtatatattttttttttttaaatatcatGAGTCAGTTAACATTTCCATTATTatcacttttatttttcttttttaaaattaagatACATagacatatttatatgtgtGCATATATCTATGCAGTGGTAAAAGgtatcgaaaaaaaaaaaaacatttaaaataatgtacattaaatattataaaaacaattGTACAAACAATGTATATATAGAAtttaggaaaaaaaaaattgcgaaatttttattttttaacattttgttgtgtatatattttaattaattctGCTATCTCTTTCTCTGTTAAATACTTTTGGATAACTTTTCCGTCTTTATTTGACAAATATGCTAATTcaattttttcacattttggGATTTCACTATCTGTGCTCTTAGCTAGCGTTTTTATAGCTAGCAATAAACCTTCTTGCAGGGTCATATCTTTTTTCCAttccttaaaaaaaaaagtacaaaaatacacaaatttatatgaacGTACATGTTATTTTAATGTGTGtattaatatttacaaatatattaaaaatgcaCACAAAAAATCgatattttttgttaccTGCTTAAGAATGGAACTAGCTGTTAAATTATTTGTACCGATAGCTGTAGCAAACCATCCAGAATAATTTCCACTAGGATCAGTATGATAAAGTTGATATCCTTCTTTTGTATCATAGCCAGCAATTAAAAAGCTAACTCCATATGGTCTTAATCCACCATATTGGGTATAACTTTGTTTAATATCACATATTTGAACTACTAATTGTGCTACTGGTTCAACATCAttgtaattatataaatatcttTGTGCATATAATCGTGAttgatttattaatatgtttGCATCAGCATTTAATCCTGCTACTCCACAAAATATATGATCATCgattttgtaaattttttcaaaattattagcTTTATTTATTAACTTTGATATAAATACTTTATCAGCACCTAATATTACTCCATCATTAGTTATTATTCCTATTGTTATACTTGCATTATTTATAGCTTCAAGAGCATATTCTACTTGATATAATCTTCCTTCTGGGGAAAATGTTGTCGTCCTACTATCATATCTTCTagccattttattattttttttttttttttttttttttttttgcacaaatttgttaatataataaattaaaaatgttctTGCTTATTTAGGATATTAATTCGTACTTTAAGATATCCTTAAAATATCACAATTGATATATTGTAGTATAGGTAATAGATACTTTATTTggtaatatttatataaatatttgcatatatattaatatatttatttcaaaatgCATTAATGTGTTaattcataatatatataatatagagaTATTACTATAAGTGTGGagagaaaaagaaaaaaaatatatcggaatgtaataatacaagataaatataatatatcctGCTTTTTCGTgtaaaacttatttaaaTAGTATATAGCTACTGTAGTAATTTAAAGGAGCACATtggtataaaaaaaaaaaaagaagaaatatataGTCACAGgaaattgaaaatatttatatgtaaaaatccatgcatatatatgtatttttgtGAGggaataattaaaaaaaaagtattaaTATTAAGAATTAAACAATATGTAATTAATCATAAcacattatttttgttttgtgcttttatgtatatgtacAAATATTTAACGGTACTGTAAATTTTATTAGAGATTTTtgttatatacattttttttttaatttaaaaaatgaataaataacaCAGAAATGTTGAATACACGTATGacttacttttttttttgcaaaagATAGCCAACATATAGtctattatatgtatataaaatatttttctaattAAATACTATGCTAATCTATATtttgcaaaaaaatatatattaataaataattattaataagaAGGTGTAAGGAGAATATAAGATATTTtagttataaaatttatatatttttgaatacaaaaaaagaaacagAATAGGATATTTTTCCATGattataattaaacaaatttataatataattacatttattgtattatatatagtacataataatagaaaatatattttataaaaatacttaCACAAAagttatatgtatatatacattttatactATTAAACACAAACCagtgttttatttttatttttgttatattaccctgtattttgataatatatatagtaatatatataactatatatgaacaaggtatatttataaacacttgtataacattttttatgagattattttttatgtaaagTTATTATATGATCACTATAATAGTGTTACGTTTGGTTTGTGACTCCTCAAGTATCTATAAGAGTttgatattatatgtttatttattttatttttttttttattttttttttttttttgaaaaataaaagaataaacatttaataaataagccatttttatatacatcgTTGCATATTTACATgatataacaaaattaaatacatgACATAATTTGTGAAAAATATTGTGTTtagttatatttattaataatattttccaatactatataaatttgttcactatttttttaactgATTAGGTATTCAGTTAGTTGCAAGTGTGTATATAAAGCATAGTAGCAGTAGCGGCAGTAAAATGAGTTATGATAGAGCTATAACAGTATTTAGTCCAGATGGGCATTTATTACAAGTAGAGCATGCTTTAGAAGCAGTAAAAAAAGGTGGTTGTGCAGTGGCCATAAAAAGTTCAAATTTCGCTGTTTTGGctgttgaaaaaaaaaatatcccAAAACTTCAGAACCCAAGAACAACAGAAAAGTTAGTTAAACTTGATGAGCATACTTGTTTGGCTTTCTCAGGTTTAAATGCAGATGCACGAATTTTAGTTAATAAGGTAAATTGAAAACATTGAAAACATTGAAAACATGATAAAGTATATCGTTCAACACGTAGGTTGGCTTATGCACGGTTATAATACATTGCATCTCGCTACACTTCACTACACTACACTACATTTGTtatgatttatttatacatgtAGACTCGTTTGGAATGTCAAAGATATTACTTAAATATGGATCAACCTGCACCTGTTGATTATATAGCAAAATATGTTGCCAGAATACAACAAAAGTTTACTCATAGAGGAGGGGTTCGACCTTTTGGAATAGCAACATTGATAACtggatttaaaaataataaagaaatttgtatatatcaAACTGAACCTAGTGGGATATATGCATCTTGGAAAGCCCAAGCAATAGGGAAGAATGCTAAGGTTGTTCAGgaatttttagaaaaaaattaccaagaaaatatggaaaaaaatgagtGTCTTCTTTTGGCTTTGAAGGCTATATTTGAGGTAAAATggaaaatgttgaaaatgttgaaatgttgaaaatggtgaaaatggTAAATATGTCTACATTTCTTTTCATTTcttttcatttctttttgTGCAGGTTGTCGAATTGAGCAGCAAAAATGTTGAACTTGCTCTCCTCACAGAAGaagaattaaaatatatcgaCGAACAAGAAGTTAATTCATTGGTAATGTCAAACAtgcattttcatttttattcttttcaTTTATCCTTTTCATTTATCCTTTTCATTTATCCTTTTCATTTATCCTTTTCATTTATCCTATTCATTTATCCTTTTCATTTATCCTTTTCATTTATCCTTTTCATTTATTCTTTCCCGTTTTAGGTTGAAATAATTGATAATGAGaggacaaaaaaaaatgcccaaaatgaataaagtgatgtttatttataccttatatatatatatgtgtgcatatttttttgttaaataaaaaaaaaaaaaaagttgtaTGATAAAAGAATTGTTAAAAGTGTGTAggtaattaaaataaaataaatatacctatacatatgcacatatattatatatgtgtgtaaaCTTTTAGaatgtatatacacatttttgtGGATACTTTGGAATTTTTCattctttttaattttcatattattttaataatcttaatttcattttttttcagttTTTGAATAACAttttacataatgatttattctctatattttcaaatacatacaaaaaaaaaaaaaaaaaaaaaaaaactgttTGCTATTTCGTCTAAGAATTAGCAAAATAAATACTACTGATAATTAATGTAGATCTTAAAATttgttgtaaaaaaaatgtaagatttatatttatattatttttaacattttgataataaaattaagttAAACTAAATTTTTCCTGAAttagtaaatatatattgttcaatatttttaacaggtaaataatgttttaataaatttgaatTAAATGTTAAATCAacattaataattttgtctattaaatattttgatatattatcaatatttttatatatattatttatttttaaaatataattttgtaaattttgttctattttattttgataaatttttatttctttttccattttttttaaattttcattatatactaaaatttcttttttttttaatttttcaatttcttcgtctatatttttatacatatattttttaatattatcttTATGTTTATAAgctttttcaataatttttttggcTTCTTTTTCTCCATTAAGTAGAAAATCAATATAACATACTTGTTCTTTAACCTTGTTATATTTCATGCatttatcaaataaattatttttacgATTTTTACAATTTCCATCCTTTTCaacattaaataaattattataacttaAATTATAGTCCCTACAACAAACTGGAGAACAAAATGGAGAACTAAATGGAGAACAAAATTGAGAACAAAATGGAGAacaaaattcattttttttttttttttttttttgaagagGTTTATTATGTTCATTTTTGATAactatatttgttttatttattatgtttaaATTAGTGTTAGCATTAAAGAGggtttttgtattattataatttttttcaaaattgttTACTTTGCAAACATGattgtaattatttattttgcaaACATgattgtaattttttatttcttgaCATTTCGGTCGTCTATAGAATTTATTAGTTGatctattttttaaatttaaatgtatatcaaaataatttgaaaatttatttgaataattcaaattattataatacacatatttgttgttttttttatatatcttGCAATTATACAAATTAGTTGTTTCGTTGTTTTGACgggtatatttatttgtagcatttttatttgtagcatatttatttgtagcatatttatttgtagcatttttatttgtaacatatttattttctgcCTTTTGAATAAAACTACGTAGTGATATACtcgtattattatttgtataataattatgtctatttttttttaaattaataagtTGATCATTCTTGTAATTTATGTTATCATTACCATTATGGTCTGTATtagtacatttttttttgtaaaaaaagttgttttttttttctgtaaaatattttttacatatatcaatattattcttagttttaaaatatgtattctCTAATGAAACTTGTTTTGTCATAAagaaattgttttttttattttgacaTTTTTGATAATTCAAATGTACTTTAGAATAGATATTctttttatcattaaaataaaaatttttatggTTATCATTAGAGTAACAATTTTTGTGATTATCATTAGAGTAACAATTTTTGTGATTATCATTAGAGTAACAATTTTTATGACTATTATTAGATATAAATTTTAGTTTATATATaccattttcatatataatttgcatatagttattttccaaattttctttcatgtttttttttcaaatttaataagcattttattttacaagATTGACAAATATATAGGGATTGGCTTATTGCTACAGAGGCAGATTTGTATAACTGTTTGTATAACTGTTTTATAACTATTTTTGtaacaatttttatcatGTTCTTTTTTGGTCTCTACATCCATGTTAGCCCCAATATGTGCACGTCTATAACACTTGAtgttgttaaaaaaaaaaaaaaaaaaaaaaaaaaaaaaagctttAATTCGActtgattttattttattcgacttgattttatttattcag belongs to Plasmodium yoelii strain 17X genome assembly, chromosome: 11 and includes:
- a CDS encoding proteasome subunit alpha type-4, putative — its product is MARRYDSRTTTFSPEGRLYQVEYALEAINNASITIGIITNDGVILGADKVFISKLINKANNFEKIYKIDDHIFCGVAGLNADANILINQSRLYAQRYLYNYNDVEPVAQLVVQICDIKQSYTQYGGLRPYGVSFLIAGYDTKEGYQLYHTDPSGNYSGWFATAIGTNNLTASSILKQEWKKDMTLQEGLLLAIKTLAKSTDSEIPKCEKIELAYLSNKDGKVIQKYLTEKEIAELIKIYTQQNVKK
- a CDS encoding multicatalytic endopeptidase Y13180; translation: MSYDRAITVFSPDGHLLQVEHALEAVKKGGCAVAIKSSNFAVLAVEKKNIPKLQNPRTTEKLVKLDEHTCLAFSGLNADARILVNKTRLECQRYYLNMDQPAPVDYIAKYVARIQQKFTHRGGVRPFGIATLITGFKNNKEICIYQTEPSGIYASWKAQAIGKNAKVVQEFLEKNYQENMEKNECLLLALKAIFEVVELSSKNVELALLTEEELKYIDEQEVNSLVEIIDNERTKKNAQNE